A single Actinomadura algeriensis DNA region contains:
- a CDS encoding long-chain-fatty-acid--CoA ligase: protein MPGLTEKLRERTSSHPDRIAYIAGDVSISYADFDRRVDRAAAALADAGVGRDDRVAILDKNSLEYAEQLFGAARIGAVQVPVNYRLAPDEVAYIVNNARAKVFIVGPEFVPVLDAVADKLEHTTHMIVIGGEGHAHRDYAAWMDAAPATPPDVEIATSDVFVQLYSSGTTGLPKGVMLTHDNFLAGLPMVKDAWDVGESSVLMVAMPMYHVAGNVLTVCAIHEGITGVIAREPDPTLIARAIEAHRVTHIFLVPVLLQFMQLIPEVAEADLSSLELLIYGASPISEDVLRGAMRMLPNSGFMQVYGLTETTGAITMLPPEDHDPDGPHTHRLRSAGLPNTVTQLKIVDPATGAEQPVGEVGEILCRTPQNMRGYWEMPEATTAALPEGGWFRTGDVGYLDEDGYLYMHDRVKDMIISGGENIYPAEIENVLMSHPDITDCAVIGVPHEKWGETPKAIVVASADVSEQAVIDFCRERLAHFKCPTSVEVRAEIPRNPTGKILKRELRAPYWEGQDRAVH, encoded by the coding sequence GTGCCTGGTCTGACCGAGAAGTTGCGCGAGCGCACGAGCTCGCACCCCGACCGCATCGCCTACATCGCGGGCGACGTGAGTATCAGCTACGCCGACTTCGACCGGCGCGTCGACCGGGCCGCCGCGGCGCTCGCGGACGCCGGCGTCGGCCGCGACGACCGCGTGGCCATCCTCGACAAGAACTCGCTCGAGTACGCCGAGCAGCTCTTCGGGGCCGCGCGGATCGGCGCGGTGCAGGTCCCGGTGAACTACCGGCTGGCGCCCGACGAGGTCGCCTACATCGTCAACAACGCGCGCGCGAAGGTGTTCATCGTCGGGCCCGAGTTCGTTCCGGTGCTGGACGCCGTGGCGGACAAGCTCGAGCACACCACCCACATGATCGTCATCGGCGGCGAGGGCCACGCCCACCGCGACTACGCCGCCTGGATGGACGCCGCGCCCGCCACGCCCCCGGACGTGGAGATCGCGACGTCCGACGTGTTCGTCCAGCTCTACTCGTCGGGCACCACGGGCCTGCCCAAGGGCGTGATGCTGACGCACGACAACTTCCTCGCCGGGCTGCCGATGGTGAAGGACGCCTGGGACGTCGGCGAGTCGAGCGTCCTCATGGTCGCGATGCCGATGTACCACGTCGCGGGCAACGTCCTCACGGTGTGCGCGATCCACGAGGGCATCACCGGGGTGATCGCGCGGGAGCCCGATCCGACGCTGATCGCCCGCGCGATCGAGGCGCACCGCGTCACGCACATCTTCCTCGTCCCGGTGCTGCTGCAGTTCATGCAGCTGATCCCCGAGGTGGCCGAGGCCGACCTGAGCAGCCTCGAACTGCTCATCTACGGCGCGTCGCCGATCAGCGAGGACGTCCTGCGGGGCGCCATGCGGATGCTGCCCAACAGCGGGTTCATGCAGGTCTACGGGCTGACCGAGACGACCGGCGCGATCACCATGCTGCCGCCCGAGGACCACGATCCGGACGGTCCGCACACGCATCGGCTGCGCAGCGCGGGCCTGCCGAACACGGTCACCCAGCTGAAGATCGTCGACCCGGCGACGGGCGCCGAGCAGCCGGTCGGGGAGGTCGGCGAGATCCTCTGCCGCACGCCGCAGAACATGCGGGGCTACTGGGAGATGCCGGAGGCGACGACCGCGGCGCTGCCGGAGGGCGGCTGGTTCCGCACCGGCGACGTCGGCTACCTCGACGAGGACGGCTACCTCTACATGCACGACCGGGTCAAGGACATGATCATCTCGGGTGGGGAGAACATTTACCCGGCCGAGATCGAGAACGTGCTGATGAGCCACCCCGACATCACCGACTGCGCGGTGATCGGCGTCCCGCACGAGAAGTGGGGCGAGACGCCGAAGGCCATCGTCGTCGCGTCGGCGGACGTCTCCGAGCAGGCCGTCATCGACTTCTGCCGGGAACGGCTCGCCCACTTCAAGTGCCCGACGTCGGTCGAGGTCCGCGCCGAGATCCCCCGCAACCCGACCGGCAAGATCCTCAAGCGCGAGCTGCGCGCGCCCTACTGGGAGGGTCAGGACCGCGCGGTCCACTAG
- a CDS encoding response regulator transcription factor: MTAPGRILVVDDDPMVADVVARYLARDGHEVTCVADGRTALRTALERPPDLVVLDLMLPGTSGLDVCRRLRAASAVPIVMLTALGAETDRLAGLELGADDYVTKPFSPRELALRVKSVLRRSRGPAVPSVPAGGGGPRRDGDLVVDVAAHEAALRGEPLALTVREFDLLAFLMSQPRRAFTRDELLRQVWDWSFGDASTVTVHVRRLREKIEDDPTAPRRIVTVWGVGYRYEPADDGEDA, from the coding sequence ATGACGGCCCCCGGCCGCATCCTGGTCGTGGACGACGACCCCATGGTGGCGGACGTCGTGGCCCGCTACCTGGCCCGGGACGGGCACGAGGTGACGTGCGTCGCGGACGGCCGGACGGCGCTGCGCACCGCCCTCGAACGTCCGCCGGACCTGGTCGTCCTCGACCTGATGCTGCCCGGGACGAGCGGGCTGGACGTGTGCCGCCGGCTGCGTGCGGCGTCGGCCGTCCCGATCGTGATGCTGACCGCGCTCGGTGCCGAGACCGACCGGCTCGCCGGGCTGGAGCTCGGCGCCGACGACTACGTGACCAAGCCGTTCAGCCCGCGCGAGCTGGCGCTGCGGGTGAAGTCGGTGCTGCGCCGGTCGCGCGGCCCGGCCGTCCCGTCCGTTCCGGCGGGCGGGGGCGGGCCGCGGCGCGACGGCGACCTGGTCGTGGACGTCGCCGCGCACGAGGCCGCGCTGCGCGGCGAGCCCCTCGCGCTGACCGTCCGCGAGTTCGACCTGCTGGCGTTCCTCATGAGCCAACCGCGCCGCGCGTTCACCCGGGACGAGCTGCTGCGGCAGGTCTGGGACTGGTCGTTCGGCGACGCGTCGACGGTCACCGTCCACGTGCGGCGGCTCCGGGAGAAGATCGAGGACGATCCGACCGCGCCCCGCCGGATCGTCACGGTGTGGGGCGTCGGTTACCGCTACGAGCCCGCCGACGACGGGGAGGACGCGTGA
- a CDS encoding sensor histidine kinase yields the protein MIPFADLLLVAGYATLAAVTVAAVALGVLHLLRGRSVAAQLVVVSAATVLAMICGILVISFLMLINDHDRSVVLAVVVSAGLVAMAVALLLGRRLVAANRALVEAVRADRFRPPAVRLPAELAELSRELDAAYARLAAAHRREQALEAGRRELVAWMSHDLRTPLAGLRAMAEALEDEVVADAATVHRYHTRIRVEAERLTEMVDDLFELSRIHAGALRLTRSRIGLADLVAEAVAGTEALARAKGVRLHGDVRDALPVRVDTGELGRALRNLVVNAIRHTPGDGTVEIVGDVDGGEARVTVADGCGGIPEDDLPRVFDVAFRGEAARSPGGGAGLGLAIARGIVEAHAGRIGVANSGPGCRFEIRLPV from the coding sequence GTGATCCCGTTCGCCGATCTGCTCCTGGTCGCGGGCTACGCGACGCTCGCGGCCGTCACGGTGGCGGCCGTCGCGCTCGGGGTGCTGCACCTCCTGCGCGGACGGTCCGTGGCGGCGCAGCTGGTCGTGGTGAGCGCGGCGACCGTCCTGGCGATGATCTGCGGGATCCTCGTGATCTCGTTCCTGATGCTGATCAACGATCACGACCGGTCGGTCGTGCTCGCGGTGGTGGTGTCGGCGGGCCTGGTGGCGATGGCGGTCGCGCTGCTGCTCGGCCGCCGGCTCGTCGCGGCGAACCGGGCGCTGGTCGAGGCGGTCCGGGCGGACCGGTTCCGGCCGCCCGCGGTGCGTCTCCCGGCGGAGCTGGCCGAGCTGTCGCGCGAGCTGGACGCCGCCTACGCGCGGCTGGCCGCCGCGCATCGGCGCGAGCAGGCGCTGGAGGCGGGCCGCCGCGAGCTGGTCGCGTGGATGAGCCACGACCTGCGCACCCCGCTCGCCGGGCTCCGCGCGATGGCGGAGGCGCTGGAGGACGAGGTCGTCGCCGACGCCGCGACCGTCCACCGCTACCACACGCGCATCCGGGTGGAGGCCGAGCGGCTGACCGAGATGGTGGACGACCTGTTCGAGCTGTCCCGCATCCACGCGGGCGCGCTGCGGCTCACGCGGAGCCGGATCGGCCTGGCCGACCTGGTCGCCGAGGCGGTCGCGGGCACCGAGGCCCTCGCCCGCGCCAAGGGCGTCCGCCTGCACGGGGACGTGCGCGACGCCCTGCCCGTCCGGGTCGACACCGGCGAGCTGGGCCGTGCGCTGCGCAACCTGGTGGTGAACGCGATCCGGCACACCCCGGGCGACGGCACCGTCGAGATCGTCGGCGACGTGGACGGCGGGGAGGCGCGGGTGACGGTCGCGGACGGCTGCGGCGGCATTCCCGAGGACGACCTGCCGCGCGTGTTCGACGTCGCGTTCCGCGGCGAGGCGGCGCGCAGCCCCGGCGGCGGCGCCGGACTGGGCCTGGCCATCGCCCGCGGCATCGTCGAGGCCCACGCGGGCCGCATCGGCGTGGCGAACTCCGGTCCCGGCTGCCGCTTCGAGATCAGACTGCCGGTCTGA
- a CDS encoding STAS domain-containing protein, with protein sequence MELNVSTASQGGHAVVTATGELDLYTAPRLQAALAGLLRDRVDHITVDMSGVEFCDSTGMNVLLSAMKRLKEHGGSLELAGPRPAVKRILQVTGLDSVFTVTEAAPAMDAG encoded by the coding sequence GTGGAGCTAAACGTCTCGACCGCGTCTCAAGGGGGTCACGCCGTCGTCACGGCGACCGGCGAGCTCGACCTGTACACCGCGCCCAGGCTGCAGGCCGCGCTCGCGGGCCTGCTGCGCGACCGCGTCGACCACATCACGGTCGACATGAGCGGCGTCGAGTTCTGCGACTCGACCGGCATGAACGTGCTGCTGTCGGCCATGAAGCGGCTCAAGGAGCACGGCGGCTCGCTCGAACTCGCCGGGCCGCGTCCCGCCGTGAAGCGCATCCTGCAGGTCACGGGGCTCGACTCCGTGTTCACCGTGACCGAGGCCGCGCCCGCCATGGACGCCGGCTGA
- a CDS encoding glycosyltransferase family 2 protein encodes MQDVAVIIPAKDEADRIADTVEAARELPGADLVVVVDDGSSDGTAAAAERAGARVVRHGRNRGKGAAMESGAEAVKLLEDGREEPRHLLFLDADLAGTAREAAPLVEPVRRGEADMSIATFVTTVKLGGHGIVVRVSREGIRRATGWEATQPLNGQRCLTRPAFEAARPLAAGFGVETALTIDLLRKGFRVTEVEVPLAHRATGTDWRAQAHRARQLRDVARALAVRDPAVAGRLARVRGPRP; translated from the coding sequence ATGCAGGACGTAGCGGTGATCATTCCGGCCAAGGACGAAGCCGACCGCATCGCCGACACCGTCGAGGCCGCCCGGGAACTGCCCGGCGCCGACCTCGTCGTGGTCGTCGACGACGGATCGTCCGACGGCACCGCCGCGGCGGCGGAACGTGCCGGGGCGCGCGTCGTGCGGCACGGCCGCAACCGCGGCAAGGGCGCCGCGATGGAGAGCGGCGCCGAGGCCGTCAAACTGCTCGAGGACGGCCGCGAAGAGCCGCGCCACCTGCTGTTCCTCGACGCCGACCTCGCCGGGACCGCGCGCGAGGCGGCACCGCTCGTCGAGCCCGTCCGGCGCGGCGAGGCCGACATGTCGATCGCGACGTTCGTCACCACCGTCAAGCTCGGCGGCCACGGCATCGTCGTGCGGGTGTCCCGCGAGGGCATCCGCCGCGCCACCGGCTGGGAGGCGACCCAGCCGCTCAACGGGCAGCGCTGCCTCACCCGCCCGGCGTTCGAGGCGGCCCGGCCGCTCGCCGCCGGATTCGGCGTCGAGACCGCCCTCACCATCGACCTGCTGCGCAAGGGCTTCCGCGTGACGGAGGTGGAGGTGCCGCTCGCGCACCGCGCCACCGGCACCGACTGGCGCGCGCAGGCCCACCGCGCCCGGCAGCTCCGGGACGTGGCGCGCGCGCTGGCCGTCCGCGACCCCGCGGTGGCCGGGCGGCTGGCCCGGGTGCGCGGCCCCCGCCCGTGA
- a CDS encoding glycosyltransferase 87 family protein codes for MSGGRSRAAGGRSADLLIVLAGIVVAVVAVAPIASHWLTNPPDQRLVDLEVYREGGRAVLRGAPLYDVLTQPPQFLPFTYPPFAAALAVPFTLLPWGVAQFVWTALIYAALVIVVRYSFRDLIRRTGRWAPLTTGVLVGAMAWILPDRDQIRFGQVGLFLLAMCLADCCTRSPRWPRGVLVGLALAIKLVPGVFLIYFLITGRFRAAGNAVMTAVGATLFGFMLLPSDSVDYWFGALLQGGDRTGAVDGTTNQAVNGIVARIIPEGTFRTGVWLLLALALAFVGFALARRATRAADLLAGEAPRTFAGTDHLRAADRPVSYSLLLAGVAITGLLSVLLSPVGWIHHFVWMIPVVGALVGDGRDTRRCLFGVAIWFYFLWPLPWWGARMIGPEHGYVTEFFGRVIQDLFGLAAIVSIVVLGRWLVDRAQHDDHPEDPSRKQVRVGTLTP; via the coding sequence ATGAGCGGTGGGCGATCTCGGGCGGCAGGGGGCAGGTCGGCGGATCTGCTGATCGTGCTGGCCGGGATCGTCGTCGCCGTGGTCGCGGTGGCGCCGATCGCGTCGCACTGGCTCACGAATCCGCCCGACCAGCGGCTCGTCGACCTCGAGGTGTACCGGGAGGGCGGACGGGCGGTGCTGCGCGGGGCGCCGCTGTACGACGTGCTCACGCAGCCGCCGCAGTTCCTTCCGTTCACCTATCCGCCGTTCGCCGCCGCGCTGGCCGTCCCGTTCACGCTGCTGCCGTGGGGGGTGGCCCAGTTCGTCTGGACGGCGCTGATCTACGCGGCGCTCGTGATCGTGGTGCGGTACTCGTTCCGGGACCTGATCCGGCGGACGGGCCGCTGGGCGCCGTTGACGACCGGGGTGCTCGTCGGGGCGATGGCCTGGATCCTGCCGGACCGCGACCAGATCCGGTTCGGGCAGGTCGGGTTGTTCCTGCTCGCGATGTGCCTGGCCGACTGCTGCACCCGGTCGCCGCGGTGGCCGCGGGGCGTCCTGGTCGGGCTCGCCCTCGCGATCAAGCTGGTGCCGGGCGTCTTCCTCATCTACTTCCTGATCACCGGACGGTTCCGGGCCGCGGGCAACGCGGTGATGACGGCCGTCGGGGCGACGCTGTTCGGGTTCATGCTGTTGCCGTCCGACTCGGTCGACTACTGGTTCGGCGCACTGCTGCAGGGCGGGGACCGGACGGGCGCGGTCGACGGGACGACGAATCAGGCGGTCAACGGCATCGTCGCGCGGATCATCCCGGAGGGGACGTTCCGGACGGGCGTGTGGCTGCTCCTCGCGCTGGCCCTGGCCTTCGTCGGGTTCGCGCTCGCGCGCCGCGCGACCCGCGCCGCCGATCTGCTGGCGGGGGAGGCGCCGCGAACGTTCGCGGGGACCGATCATCTTCGGGCGGCGGACCGTCCGGTGTCGTACAGCCTGCTGCTCGCGGGGGTCGCGATCACCGGGCTGCTGTCCGTCCTGTTGTCCCCCGTCGGGTGGATTCACCACTTCGTGTGGATGATTCCGGTAGTGGGGGCTTTGGTGGGCGACGGGCGAGACACGCGAAGATGTCTTTTCGGCGTGGCGATCTGGTTCTACTTCCTGTGGCCGCTGCCGTGGTGGGGGGCCCGCATGATCGGTCCCGAACACGGATATGTCACGGAATTCTTCGGCCGCGTGATCCAGGATCTGTTCGGTCTGGCCGCCATCGTGTCCATCGTCGTCCTCGGCCGCTGGCTCGTCGACAGGGCGCAACACGATGATCACCCTGAGGATCCTTCGCGGAAGCAGGTGCGGGTGGGTACGCTCACCCCGTGA
- a CDS encoding DUF4446 family protein has translation MLVTVAVAGLVAGVVGLSIAVMAHNRVNQVVDECGQMLRRQLQVAGGTVDECALRDLAIVHYDALKEMTGRRSFSLALLNAVGDGVVISSINGRTETRTYAKAVQAGHPIERLSPEENQALRAARLGKGPVVSMDDPLADFGDEDRTSTRT, from the coding sequence ATGTTGGTCACGGTGGCCGTTGCCGGCCTGGTCGCCGGAGTCGTGGGGCTGTCCATCGCGGTGATGGCCCACAACCGGGTGAATCAGGTCGTCGACGAATGCGGGCAGATGCTGCGACGTCAACTCCAGGTCGCCGGCGGCACGGTGGACGAGTGCGCGCTGCGCGACCTCGCCATCGTGCACTACGACGCCCTCAAGGAGATGACGGGACGGCGCTCGTTCTCGCTCGCGCTGCTCAACGCGGTCGGTGACGGCGTCGTCATCAGCTCCATCAACGGCCGCACCGAGACGCGCACGTACGCCAAGGCCGTCCAGGCCGGGCACCCCATCGAGCGGCTCTCGCCCGAGGAGAACCAGGCCCTGCGCGCCGCCCGCCTCGGCAAGGGCCCGGTCGTTTCCATGGACGACCCCCTCGCCGACTTCGGCGACGAGGATCGCACCTCCACCCGCACCTGA
- the pheA gene encoding prephenate dehydratase — protein MTAETRPERYAYLGPRGTFTEAALLSVPGAADAEQVPYATVPAVLDALRRGDADAAVVALENSVEGSVPTTLDELATGEPLQVIGEIHLPVTFALLVRPGTAIEDIKSVASHPIAQPQCRRWLADTVPHAEWHAATSNAEAAQRVADGHYDAALAGSFAAARYGLTVLAEEISDIADAVTRFVVLRRPCAPPEPTGTDRTTVVAFIGEDHPGALLEILTEFSVRGINLTLIQSRPTGAGLGSYLFWMDFEGHVRDARVGEALMGLRRICADVRYVGSYPRADRVRPDIRRGTHDDDYTQAAAWLTSIGGTPPAV, from the coding sequence GTGACCGCAGAGACCAGGCCGGAACGCTACGCCTACCTGGGGCCGCGCGGCACGTTCACCGAGGCGGCGCTGCTGTCGGTCCCGGGCGCCGCGGACGCCGAGCAGGTCCCCTACGCGACCGTCCCGGCCGTCCTGGACGCGCTGCGCCGCGGCGACGCCGACGCCGCGGTGGTCGCGCTGGAGAACTCCGTCGAGGGCTCGGTCCCCACCACCCTCGACGAACTCGCCACCGGCGAGCCCCTGCAGGTCATCGGCGAGATCCACCTTCCCGTGACGTTCGCGCTGCTCGTCCGTCCGGGCACCGCCATCGAGGACATCAAGTCCGTCGCCTCGCACCCCATCGCCCAGCCGCAGTGCCGCCGCTGGCTCGCCGACACCGTTCCGCACGCCGAGTGGCACGCCGCGACGTCGAACGCCGAGGCCGCCCAGCGCGTCGCCGACGGCCACTACGACGCGGCGCTCGCCGGCTCGTTCGCCGCGGCCCGGTACGGCCTGACCGTCCTCGCCGAGGAGATCTCCGACATCGCGGACGCCGTCACCCGCTTCGTCGTCCTGCGCCGCCCCTGCGCCCCGCCGGAGCCCACCGGCACCGACCGCACCACCGTCGTCGCGTTCATCGGCGAGGACCACCCCGGCGCCCTGCTGGAGATCCTGACCGAGTTCTCGGTCCGCGGAATCAACCTCACGCTCATCCAGTCCCGCCCCACCGGCGCGGGCCTCGGCTCGTACCTCTTCTGGATGGACTTCGAGGGCCACGTCCGCGACGCGCGCGTCGGCGAGGCGCTGATGGGCCTGCGCCGCATCTGCGCGGACGTCCGCTACGTCGGCTCGTACCCCCGCGCCGACCGCGTCCGTCCCGACATCCGCCGCGGCACCCACGACGACGACTACACCCAGGCCGCCGCCTGGCTGACCTCCATCGGCGGCACCCCGCCCGCCGTGTGA
- a CDS encoding transthyretin-like family protein has protein sequence MTALIAVVAVTTALLGPGTAHADATDVSLSVDFDNLSPDRTATITLKAKSGSGVTGVEAAVENWRNGQWAAVGTVPLALVDGTENDGTWRAEHRADIETHPGTVRFNVEVTTADGAQTSRTDDIDNCYRGEFTDLTTTPEVIDYDYGELTVEGRLMVRKTRDVLEPAANVTVRNGPSDFETRADGSFVLTDPNYKPKVWVTGVPWVCNTFADAPQPRIDVQATEVSASIVTPQPVEAGATVSVEGTVRRQADQGLVPVRNVSVSGYVHYGTDRQDHLATIDSANDGTFRFDFTAAASGPVTLISKATPFLASDRATAGTLTVTGTPRFVDFATALRDPKTGETEDTVTATGRLVVGEAPVQGERVHLERRLEGYPHWTVMGTGTTAEDGSFSITGRTQLDGYWRVRSEGTGDNEPTESESKHVDARALTYVRDFDARPDGANTVAVGGRLTLGGDDPAASLPVYVYFRPVGASAWQYKGITSTGDDGTFAATFPTGKDGDWTAWYFGDAERFASVAPVKYVDADAEYETRFAEFGVAPTQVESGGTVKVTGTLNRFADGIEPEAVAGKPVALYFMQAGSGEWKQVATATTGADGRFEKSLTATHDGYWTAWFWGDEEHARTNAAMKYMDVR, from the coding sequence GTGACCGCACTCATCGCCGTCGTCGCCGTGACGACGGCGCTCCTCGGTCCCGGAACGGCCCACGCGGACGCCACCGACGTGAGCCTGTCCGTCGACTTCGACAACCTCTCACCCGACCGCACCGCCACGATCACCCTCAAGGCCAAGTCCGGGAGCGGCGTCACGGGCGTCGAGGCGGCCGTCGAGAACTGGCGGAACGGCCAGTGGGCGGCCGTCGGGACGGTGCCGCTCGCCCTCGTCGACGGCACCGAGAACGACGGCACGTGGCGGGCCGAGCACCGGGCCGACATCGAGACCCACCCCGGGACCGTCCGCTTCAACGTGGAGGTCACGACGGCGGACGGCGCCCAGACGTCCCGCACCGACGACATCGACAACTGCTATCGCGGCGAGTTCACCGACCTGACGACCACGCCCGAGGTCATCGACTACGACTACGGGGAACTGACCGTCGAGGGCCGTCTCATGGTCCGCAAGACCCGCGACGTGCTCGAGCCCGCCGCGAACGTCACGGTCAGGAACGGGCCGTCCGATTTCGAGACGAGGGCGGACGGCTCCTTCGTGCTCACCGACCCCAACTACAAGCCCAAAGTGTGGGTGACCGGGGTTCCGTGGGTGTGCAACACGTTCGCCGACGCGCCCCAGCCCAGGATCGACGTGCAGGCGACGGAGGTGTCCGCGTCGATCGTCACTCCGCAGCCGGTCGAGGCGGGCGCCACGGTGTCGGTCGAGGGCACGGTCCGGCGGCAGGCCGACCAGGGGCTCGTCCCCGTGCGCAACGTGTCCGTCTCCGGGTACGTCCACTACGGGACGGACCGTCAGGACCACCTCGCCACCATCGACTCGGCGAACGACGGCACGTTCCGGTTCGACTTCACCGCCGCGGCGTCCGGTCCCGTCACCCTGATCAGCAAGGCCACCCCCTTCCTGGCGAGCGACCGGGCCACGGCCGGGACGCTGACCGTTACGGGCACCCCCCGGTTCGTCGACTTCGCCACCGCTCTGCGCGACCCGAAGACGGGGGAGACCGAGGACACGGTCACCGCCACGGGACGTCTGGTCGTCGGGGAGGCGCCCGTTCAGGGCGAGCGGGTCCACCTGGAGCGCCGGCTCGAGGGGTATCCGCACTGGACGGTCATGGGCACGGGGACGACGGCCGAGGACGGATCGTTCTCGATCACGGGCAGGACGCAGCTCGACGGCTACTGGCGCGTCCGTTCCGAGGGAACCGGCGACAACGAGCCGACCGAGAGCGAATCGAAGCACGTGGACGCCCGTGCCCTGACCTACGTACGCGACTTCGACGCAAGGCCGGACGGTGCGAACACCGTCGCGGTCGGCGGCAGGCTGACCCTCGGCGGCGACGACCCGGCGGCCTCGCTGCCCGTCTACGTCTACTTCCGGCCCGTGGGCGCGTCGGCCTGGCAGTACAAGGGGATCACCTCGACCGGCGACGACGGGACTTTCGCGGCGACCTTCCCCACCGGCAAGGACGGGGACTGGACGGCCTGGTACTTCGGCGACGCCGAACGCTTCGCGTCCGTCGCGCCCGTCAAGTACGTGGACGCGGACGCCGAGTACGAGACGCGCTTCGCCGAGTTCGGCGTCGCACCGACGCAGGTGGAGTCCGGCGGAACGGTGAAGGTGACCGGAACGCTGAACCGTTTCGCGGACGGGATCGAGCCGGAGGCGGTGGCGGGCAAGCCCGTCGCCCTCTACTTCATGCAGGCGGGGTCGGGCGAGTGGAAGCAGGTCGCGACGGCCACCACCGGCGCCGACGGCCGCTTCGAGAAGTCCCTCACCGCGACCCACGACGGCTACTGGACGGCGTGGTTCTGGGGCGACGAGGAGCACGCGAGAACGAACGCCGCCATGAAGTACATGGACGTGCGGTGA
- a CDS encoding class I SAM-dependent methyltransferase, producing the protein MPAGTSTWELAGTTNTDHFGEFEETFTTDRDGYWTAAHWEDLEYLASNAPIAYVDVTVVYKTRFMNFGVSPSTVQKGGTVTVAGMLGRSPTGGTPVGAPGLPVHLYFLPSGSTEWKQMAVVETGRYGEFEKTFTADRDGSWTAWFWGDGGHARANSSVVRVDVQVRRGGPAGWETARVDFDAYERELWAGRASAYERGFARLTAYLVGPLLDTAGVADGARLLDLGTGPGIVSAEAVRRGAKVSAIDADPDMAETARRNVPEADVRVAVLPDVPFPDGTFDAVAGNFVINHVGDPGVALERLRRVLRPGGRLALSCWVMPGTGALGLVREAIDRAGVPWPDDMPVPPFMEHGEPAAFRRLVAAAGFTEVGVEEVTWEHVVEPDEWWELGALARVGSNGVVVGRQDAATVARIKAAYDEVVAGYPGRDGGVALPAHALLASGAA; encoded by the coding sequence ATGCCTGCGGGGACGTCGACCTGGGAACTCGCGGGAACGACGAACACCGACCATTTCGGCGAGTTCGAGGAGACGTTCACGACGGACCGGGACGGCTACTGGACCGCGGCGCACTGGGAGGACCTGGAGTATCTGGCCTCCAACGCGCCAATCGCGTATGTGGACGTGACCGTCGTCTACAAGACGCGCTTCATGAACTTCGGTGTCTCGCCGAGCACGGTGCAGAAGGGCGGGACGGTGACGGTCGCCGGGATGCTCGGCCGTTCTCCGACGGGGGGCACACCGGTGGGCGCCCCGGGCCTGCCCGTCCACCTGTACTTCCTGCCGTCCGGTTCGACCGAGTGGAAGCAGATGGCGGTGGTCGAGACGGGGCGTTACGGGGAGTTCGAGAAGACCTTCACGGCCGACCGGGACGGCAGTTGGACGGCGTGGTTCTGGGGTGACGGTGGCCATGCGAGGGCCAACTCGTCCGTGGTGCGCGTAGACGTGCAGGTAAGGCGTGGGGGTCCGGCCGGGTGGGAGACTGCGCGGGTGGACTTCGATGCTTACGAACGGGAACTGTGGGCCGGGCGGGCGTCCGCGTACGAACGGGGGTTCGCCCGGCTGACCGCGTACCTGGTGGGGCCGCTGCTGGACACGGCCGGGGTCGCGGACGGGGCGCGGCTGCTCGACCTCGGGACGGGGCCGGGGATCGTGTCGGCCGAGGCGGTGCGGCGGGGGGCGAAGGTGTCGGCGATCGACGCCGATCCGGACATGGCCGAGACCGCGCGCCGCAACGTGCCGGAGGCGGACGTGCGGGTCGCCGTCCTGCCGGACGTGCCGTTCCCCGACGGGACGTTCGACGCGGTGGCCGGCAACTTCGTGATCAACCACGTGGGGGATCCGGGGGTGGCGCTGGAGCGGCTGCGGCGGGTGCTGCGGCCGGGCGGGCGGCTGGCGCTGAGCTGCTGGGTCATGCCGGGGACGGGCGCGCTCGGCCTGGTGCGGGAGGCGATCGACCGGGCCGGGGTGCCGTGGCCGGACGACATGCCCGTCCCGCCGTTCATGGAGCACGGCGAGCCCGCGGCGTTCCGGCGGCTGGTCGCCGCGGCCGGGTTCACCGAGGTCGGGGTCGAGGAGGTGACGTGGGAGCACGTCGTCGAGCCGGACGAGTGGTGGGAGCTGGGCGCGCTGGCGCGGGTCGGCAGCAACGGCGTCGTGGTGGGACGGCAGGACGCGGCGACCGTCGCGCGGATCAAGGCGGCGTACGACGAGGTCGTGGCCGGGTATCCCGGTCGGGACGGCGGTGTGGCGCTGCCCGCGCACGCGCTGCTGGCGAGCGGCGCGGCCTGA